A single window of Colletotrichum higginsianum IMI 349063 chromosome 8, whole genome shotgun sequence DNA harbors:
- a CDS encoding Glycosyltransferase family 31, translating to MILPSPRIKRLLFLVFFSFLIGNALLYLVLPYDNPLVLAFRFNFSGLQLWLRGSGVEKDAWLYEPARFPIEYRNDVGLLIKTGYGTRHRLAAQLEALDLTPDDADDAFVVVGDWTPREGGKLAGVTVHDAIGGVMAMPEMRSHHDAPKFKEYLSLKDAVQAGDDAKATEIGKSFGWDLDALKFIWGLEYVYDNLPPKKWYVILDDDTYLVKSSLRLLLTHWDPDVPRYVGNAVGDFKGRFAHGGSAVVISHEAARQLLARRDVVAAAQEHSLDETWGDRLVASAFQKIGVYLDERYSHFFNGERPAISKMMADRFCSPLVSFHGVADPDEMRRIGAAFRDERSPVFWGQLWDIYGAPSVDEFKRLPIRAARDYVGRTDERARVLPGTETAEACLAACESAAGKCLAWTWVEHSAECRMSPWMILGERVKGHYSGVNVGEVERLRQSC from the exons atgATCCTCCCCTCGCCGCGCATAAAGCGCCTTCTCTtccttgtcttcttctccttcctcaTTGGCAACGCCCTACTGTACCTCGTCCTGCCCTACGACAACCCGCTCGTCCTTGCCTTTCGCTTCAACTTCTCCGGCCTGCAGCTCTGGCTGCGCGGCTCcggcgtcgagaaggacgccTGGCTGTACGAGCCGGCCAGGTTCCCCATCGAGTACCGCAACGACGTCGGCCTGCTCATCAAGACGGGCTACGGCacccgccaccgcctcgccgcccagctcgaggccctcgacctgacgccggacgacgccgacgacgcttTCGTTGTGGTCGGTGACTGGACGCcgcgcgagggcggcaaACTCGCCGGTGTCACCGTCCACGATGCCATTGGTGGCGTCATGGCCATGCCCGAGATGAGGTCCCACCACGATGCGCCGAAATTCAAGGAGTATCTGTCCCTCAAAGATgccgtccaggccggcgatgacgccAAGGCGACGGAAATCGGCAAGAGCTTCGGCTGGGACCTCGATGCGCTCAAG TTCATCTGGGGACTCGAGTACGTCTACGACAACCTCCCGCCCAAGAAGTGGTacgtcatcctcgacgatgacACGTACCTTGTCAAGTCGTCGCTGCGCCTCCTGCTGACGCACTGGGACCCCGATGTCCCGCGGTACGTGGGcaatgccgtcggcgacttCAAGGGCCGCTTCGCGCACGGCGGGtcggccgtcgtcatctcgcacgaggcggcgaggcagCTGCTCGCGCggcgcgacgtcgtcgccgcggcaCAGGAGCACTCGCTCGACGAGACATGGGGCGACCGGCTCGTCGCGTCGGCGTTTCAGAAGATCGGcgtctacctcgacgagcGGTACAGCCACTTCTTCAACGGCGAGCGGCCCGCCATCTCCAAGATGATGGCCGACCGCTTCTGCTCGCCGCTCGTGTCGTTCCACGGCGTCGCGGACCCTGACGAGATGAGGAGGATCGGCGCCGCTTTCCGGGACGAGCGGAGCCCCGTGTTCTGGGGCCAGCTGTGGGACATATACGGCGCGCCGTCAGTGGACGAGTTCAAGCGGCTGCCGATCCGGGCGGCACGCGACTACGTTGGGAGGACGGACGAGCGAGCCCGCGTGCTCCCGGGGAcggagacggccgaggcgtgCTTGGCGGCGTGCGAAAGCGCGGCGGGCAAGTGCCTCGCATGGACGTGGGTCGAGCACAGCGCCGAGTGCAGGATGAGCCCGTGGATGATTCTGGGCGAGCGGGTCAAGGGCCACTACTCGGGCGTCAacgttggcgaggtcgagaggCTGCGGCAGAGCTGCTGA
- a CDS encoding Oxysterol-binding protein, translating to MAAQTPTSAQAQANQGSWGAFLKSIASFNGDLSSLTAPPFILSSTSLTEFSSYWAEHPSILAAPAKEADPAKRALLVTKWFITTLKQQYASRSEQYGNEKKPLNPFLGELFLGKWEDDAGTTELISEQVSHHPPATAYSITNLASGVHLEGYNAQKATFSRTINIKQIGHAVLTVPAPDGSKDTYLITLPALHIEGLIFGAPFIELEGTSFITSSTGFTSKIDYSGKGWLSGKKNSVIASVYPTGHEKDVVFNITGVWTKSFEIHQGSAKHNSSKTLLETYDAAQHPTSKLVVAPIDKQHPLESRRAWKGVADGIAKGDMDLVSREKSAIENAQRELRAKEKAEGRAWERRYFTDRNTAGDAVLESLGTHVGLPATGDADKTGGLWRYDAVKADKVRSQAALSDADQAKIASEILGQQRT from the exons ATGGCGGCCCAGACCCCCACATCAGCTCAAGCTCAGGCCAACCAGGGCAGCTGGGGAGCTTTCCTCAAG TCCATCGCCTCCTTCAACGGCGACCTCTCGTCCCTGACCGCGCCGCCCTTCATTCTGTCGAGCACCTCCCTGACCGAGTTCTCCTCCTACTGGGCTGAGCACCcctccatcctcgccgcccccgcaAAGGAGGCCGACCCCGCCAAGCGCGCTCTGCTCGTCACCAAGTGGTTCATCACCACCCTCAAGCAGCAGTACGCCTCCCGCAGCGAGCAGTACGGcaacgagaagaagccccTCAACCCtttcctcggcgagctgtTCCTCGGCAAGTGggaggacgacgccggcacCACTGAGCTCATCAGCGAGCAGGTCAG CCACCACCCCCCCGCGACCGCCTACTCCATTACGAACCTCGCCTCGGGCGTCCACCTTGAGGGCTACAATGCCCAAAAGGCCACCTTCAGCCGcaccatcaacatcaagCAGATCGGCCATGCCGTCCTGACCGTCCCCGCCCCCGACGGCTCCAAGGACACATACCTCATCACCCTCCCCGCCTTGCACATCGAGGGCCTCATCTTCGGCGCCCCCTTcatcgagctcgagggcACCTCCTTCATCACCTCCTCCACCGGCTTCACCTCCAAGATCGACTACTCGGGCAAGGGCTGGCTCTCGGGCAAGAAGAACAGCGTCATCGCCTCCGTCTACCCGACCGGCCACGAGAAGGACGTCGTTTTCAACATCACGGGCGTCTGGACCAAGTCATTCGAAATCCACCAGGGGTCTGCCAAGCACAACTCTTCCAAGACGCTCCTCGAGACGTACGATGCCGCCCAGCACCCGACTTCaaagctcgtcgtcgcgcccATCGACAAGCAGCACCCGCTCGAGTCCCGCCGCGCCTGGAAGGGCGTTGCCGACGGCATCGCAAAGGGCGACATGGACCTCGTCTCGCGCGAGAAGTCGGCCATCGAGAATGCCCAGCGCGAGCTGCGCGCCAAGGAAAAGGCCGAGGGTCGCGCCTGGGAGCGCCGCTACTTCACCGACCGCAACACCGCCGgtgacgccgtcctcgagtCTCTCGGCACCCACGTCGGCCTGCCCGCcaccggcgacgccgacaagaCGGGTGGCCTGTGGCGCtacgacgccgtcaaggccgacaaggTTCGCAGCCAGGCCGCCCTCAGCGACGCTGACCAAGCCAAGATTGCCAGCGAGATTTTGGGCCAGCAGAGGACGTGA
- a CDS encoding ubiquitin carboxyl-terminal hydrolase has protein sequence MPDKNITTISYAAGASLAAIALVYVFAPTFTIDESSTSSSRRKGVVGLRNAANDCFINSTLQALAGLGELRVYLIRETHRRNIDDDAVYAQLVQPPGKNYPDWKIEGMQRGLVTQGLKDMLDSLNERPIYKKSISAVDFVRVLETAFRQRISRQQQDAQEFLQIVAERLKEEYHAGERARTHARSAASRALSNGVGTGAASAVNGDAVQQKLEDLDRSDGGNSSSALPTPTLPQIQTNGVYPPAAEDEGFPMEGKYESQSECQTCSHKTKPREESFYMLTLNVPQVSSTTLSSCFDEIFKTEMIDDFKCERCRLIHAEESLKKSLASARNEGEKTTLEDALRRLRHAIDFDPEHIPDDVPLPDISDAPKRRIARSTRLTSFPRILAVHLSRSIYDQTTSTKNSAKVAFPERLPLGGLRDRRNYKLLGLVTHKGSHHSGHYESFRRQNTYAPYPNQNTFQPSGIYSKTASPAATPQPSTPQLDAIARGVSPAVSTPDLLTPTSETNSSVAPSVSSSDASPRDRARKLISPTSAPREKQQQQHRGDADSSSVRSVRSFTASARSTVSKISQRVNGNSNGNSTPGGSPPRSTPMAVVPRPPAHRSSRKKQPADRWWRISDEKVREAKTSEVLDLRREVYLLFYELERDGGGGGGGGGP, from the coding sequence ATGCCCGACAAGAACATCACGACCATCTCCTATGCCGCCGGCGCATccctggccgccatcgccctcgtctaCGTCTTCGCCCCGACCTTCACCATCGATGAGTCCAGCACCTCGTCCTCTAGAAGaaagggcgtcgtcggcctgcgCAATGCCGCCAACGATTGCTTCATCAACTCTACCCTGcaggccctcgccggcctcggcgagctgcgcGTCTACCTGATCCGCGAGACGCACCGCCGCaacatcgacgacgatgccgtctACGCCCAATTGGTCCAGCCCCCCGGCAAGAACTACCCGGATTGGAAGATCGAGGGCATGCAGCGCGGCCTCGTCACCCAGGGTCTCAAGGACATGCTCGACTCGCTCAACGAGCGGCCCATTTACAAAAAGTCCATCTCCGCCGTCGACTTCGTGCGCGTGCTCGAAACCGCCTTCCGCCAGCGCATTAGtaggcagcagcaggacgccCAAGAGTTTCTCCAGATCGTCGCCGAGAGGCTCAAGGAGGAGTACCACGCCGGCGAAAGGGCCCGCACCCACGCCcggtccgccgcctcgcgtGCCTTGTCGAATGGTGTCGGTACCGGTGCCGCCTctgccgtcaacggcgacgccgtgcAGCAGAAGCTGGAGGATCTTGACCGGTCCGACGGTGGGAATTCGTCCTCGGCGCTACCGACGCCCACGTTGCCGCAGATCCAGACCAACGGTGTCTACCCGCCCGCcgcggaggacgagggcttcCCCATGGAGGGAAAATACGAGTCGCAGTCTGAGTGCCAGACGTGCAGCCACAAGACGAAGCCGAGAGAGGAGTCTTTCTACATGCTGACGCTGAACGTGCCTCAGGTCagctcgacgacgctgaGCTCGTGCTTCGATGAGATCTTTAAGACGGAGATGATTGATGACTTCAAGTGCGAGAGGTGCCGCCTGATCCACGCCGAAGAGTCCCTCAAGAAGAGCCTGGCCAGCGCCCGCaacgagggcgagaagacgacgctcgaggacgccctgcGCAGGTTGCGCCACGCAATTGACTTTGACCCGGAACACATTCCCGACGATGTACCCCTCCCGGACATCAGCGACGCGCCCAAGCGCCGCATCGCACGGTCGACGCGCCTCACGTCCTTCCCGCGTATCCTCGCCGTTCACCTCTCGCGCTCCATCTACGACCAGACGACTTCTACCAAGAACTCGGCAAAGGTTGCCTTCCCCGAACGTCTgccgctcggcggccttcGTGACCGCCGCAACTACAAGCTCCTCGGTCTCGTCACCCACAAAGGCAGCCACCACAGCGGCCACTACGAGTCCTTCAGGCGCCAGAACACGTACGCCCCTTACCCGAATCAGAACACCTTTCAGCCTTCGGGCATCTACAGCAAGACGGCCAGCCCGGCCGCGACACCCCAGCCCTCGACGCCCCAactcgacgccatcgcccgcGGCGTCAGCCCTGCTGTCTCGACCCCGGACCTCCTGACTCCGACCTCCGAGACAAACTCGTCCGTCGCCCCGTCCGTCTCCTCTTCCGACGCGTCGCCGAGAGACCGCGCGAGAAAGCTTATTAGCCCGACATCGGCTCCACGCGaaaagcagcagcagcagcatcgtgGAGACGCCGACTCGTCCAGTGTGCGTTCAGTCCGCTCCttcacggcctcggcgcggaGCACCGTCTCCAAGATCTCGCAGCGTGTCAACGGTaacagcaacggcaacagCACGCCCGGCGGCAGTCCCCCTCGCTCGACGCCCATGGCCGTCGTGCCCCGGCCCCCCGCGCACCGGTCGTCGCGAAAGAAGCAGCCCGCCGACCGCTGGTGGCGCATCAGTGACGAGAAGGTTCGCGAAGCCAAGACGAGCGAGGTTCTCGACCTGCGCCGCGAGGTGTACCTGCTCTTCTACGAGCTCGAgagagacggcggcggcggcggcggcggcggcggtccgtag